The Myxococcus xanthus genome contains the following window.
GCCTGCGCTATCCCCACGCGGAGCTCGACCAGCCCGTGCAGGTCCCCGCGCCGGAGCTGGCACGCCACCATCCGGGGCTTCGCGGACGGTGGCTCAACTTCCACGACGAGGACGACGTGTTCGCCTGGCCGCTCCAGGCCCTCAGCGCCGCCTATCACGCCGCGGTCGAGGACCGCGCCGTGAGCGTGGCGGGCCCGCTCTTCTCGTGGACACCCCTGGTCCACCCCTTCTACTGGTCGGATGACGCGGTGATGCGGGACATCGGCACGTCGCTTGCCGGCGCGTGGGTGCAGCTCTCCAGCGCCGCGGCCGTGGCCTCCTAGCGTGGCGTTGCGGGCCCCCGTCAAAACACAGTGCGCCAGGCGGCCCTGAATCTGGTATCGCGCCCCTCATGTCGGACGACTTCACGCTTCCTGAAGACAAGGCCGAGCGGATGGAGCGCTGCGCGATCTTCTACACCGACGTCGTGCCCCACAATCACGCGCTGGGGCTGCGGCTGGTGGACATCCGCGCCGCCGAGGCCACCGTCGAGCTGCCCTACGCGGAGAACCTCGTCGGAAACCCGGAAACCGGCGTCATCGCCGGCGGCGCGGTGACGACGCTCATCGACGCCACCTGCGGCACCGCCGTTTTCCTC
Protein-coding sequences here:
- a CDS encoding PaaI family thioesterase, whose protein sequence is MSDDFTLPEDKAERMERCAIFYTDVVPHNHALGLRLVDIRAAEATVELPYAENLVGNPETGVIAGGAVTTLIDATCGTAVFLRLGRFAPLVTLDLRIDYLRPARPGIVLTCVAECYRLTRQVAFVRAFVHQGDPGHPVASAQGTFMRTEE